From the genome of Brevibacterium sp. JSBI002, one region includes:
- a CDS encoding APC family permease encodes MAAALLVDYVLTLAVSMTVFAAYITTAFPALAPYRVPVAIVGILLICFAGLRGSRATPMLLAVPTYLFLGAVFLTMSVGLIRVGLGDTPHAQTADYTVVHSNIGDQATLGLATVLIVLRAFSSGAVALAGVQTVATAVPAFKKPRGKNAGNTLLLSGLLAALMLTGLTYLASVTGIKYVDDPHLYLVRGDGSPVSAEYEQEPVLAQLAHAIFDNAPAMFFIVVLITALVLIAAANTAVEGFPGLASRLARDEFLPRQLATKGDRLTFSNGILLLAAAAIVLVVATSASATVLIQLYLVGVFASFVLGQAGMVLHWRKRLRLVIDSKARMRMHFNQVVNAVGCVLAAGVLIVVIVSKFLAGAWLAVAAMAGLYLVMGAIHRHYSRVARELAPDADVNSRTIPSNTHAIVVVSEIDKPTMRALSYARVTRSSQLEAVTVAVDEEAAAALQKRWNEMELPVPLTVLGSPYRELVRPMLAHILAIRRRSPRDLVIVYIPQFVVGRWWEHILHNQVALKLRTRLLLVPNVVVVSVPWRLKSFSRQYGGDGPDSDTSLYRQA; translated from the coding sequence CATCCTGCTCATCTGCTTCGCCGGCCTGCGCGGTTCCCGGGCCACTCCGATGCTGCTGGCCGTGCCGACCTACCTGTTCCTCGGTGCCGTGTTCCTCACGATGTCGGTCGGTCTCATCCGCGTCGGGCTCGGTGACACCCCGCACGCCCAGACCGCCGACTACACGGTCGTGCACAGCAACATCGGCGATCAGGCGACTCTCGGTCTGGCCACCGTCCTCATCGTCCTGCGCGCATTCTCCTCCGGAGCCGTCGCACTGGCCGGTGTGCAGACCGTGGCCACGGCGGTTCCGGCGTTCAAGAAGCCGCGCGGCAAGAACGCCGGCAACACCCTGCTGCTGTCGGGACTGCTCGCCGCCCTCATGCTCACGGGGCTGACCTATCTGGCTTCGGTCACTGGAATCAAATACGTCGACGACCCGCATCTCTATCTCGTCCGCGGCGACGGCAGCCCGGTCAGTGCCGAATACGAACAGGAGCCCGTCCTCGCGCAGCTGGCGCACGCGATCTTCGACAATGCGCCGGCGATGTTCTTCATCGTCGTCCTCATCACCGCGCTCGTGCTCATCGCCGCTGCGAATACTGCGGTCGAAGGCTTCCCCGGACTGGCCTCTCGGCTGGCCCGCGACGAATTCCTGCCAAGGCAGCTGGCGACGAAGGGCGACCGACTCACCTTCTCCAACGGCATCCTGCTGCTGGCCGCGGCGGCGATCGTCCTCGTCGTCGCCACGTCCGCTTCGGCGACGGTGCTCATCCAGCTCTACCTCGTCGGGGTCTTCGCCAGCTTCGTCCTCGGCCAAGCGGGAATGGTCCTGCACTGGCGCAAACGGCTGCGCCTGGTCATCGATTCGAAGGCCCGGATGCGGATGCACTTCAACCAGGTCGTCAACGCCGTCGGCTGCGTGCTCGCCGCAGGCGTCCTCATCGTCGTCATCGTCTCGAAGTTCCTCGCCGGCGCCTGGCTGGCGGTCGCCGCCATGGCCGGGCTCTACCTCGTCATGGGCGCCATCCACCGCCACTATTCGCGCGTGGCCCGCGAGCTCGCCCCCGACGCGGACGTGAACTCCCGGACGATCCCGTCGAACACCCACGCCATCGTCGTCGTCAGCGAAATCGACAAACCGACGATGCGGGCCCTCTCCTACGCCCGGGTGACCCGATCGAGCCAGCTCGAAGCCGTCACCGTGGCCGTGGACGAAGAGGCTGCGGCCGCTCTGCAGAAACGATGGAACGAGATGGAGCTGCCGGTGCCGCTGACCGTGCTCGGCTCGCCGTACCGCGAACTCGTCCGCCCGATGCTCGCCCATATCCTCGCCATCCGCCGCAGGTCGCCCAGGGACCTCGTCATCGTCTACATCCCGCAGTTCGTCGTCGGTCGCTGGTGGGAGCACATCCTGCATAACCAGGTGGCTCTCAAACTGCGCACCCGACTGCTGCTGGTGCCCAATGTCGTCGTGGTGTCCGTGCCCTGGCGACTGAAATCCTTCTCTCGACAGTACGGCGGAGACGGACCCGATTCCGACACCTCGCTGTACAGACAGGCCTAG